A window from Enterocloster bolteae encodes these proteins:
- a CDS encoding HPr family phosphocarrier protein produces the protein MTSMLVKFEQPEQVVDFVNTLSHYDCDADIKYGSRMVDAKSVLGVLYLAVSRTVELILHIDEDGSGDIKNRLAKFAV, from the coding sequence ATGACAAGTATGTTAGTTAAGTTTGAACAGCCGGAACAGGTGGTAGATTTTGTGAATACACTGAGCCATTATGACTGTGATGCAGATATCAAATATGGCAGCCGTATGGTAGACGCCAAGTCCGTTCTGGGAGTTCTTTACCTGGCGGTATCCCGCACAGTGGAGCTGATTCTTCACATTGATGAGGATGGCTCCGGGGATATAAAAAACAGACTTGCGAAATTTGCAGTATAG
- a CDS encoding YitT family protein, producing the protein MIAKYKKNILVRRLITILAVVASALLQTYVIQAFIRPANLLSSGFTGVAILIDRIASLYGHNISTSLGMLVLNIPVAILCSRSISMRFTFYSMLQVFLASFFLKICSFQPLFNDVLLDVVFGGFLYGLSIAIALRGNASTGGTDFIALYVSNKTGRSIWEYVFAGNCVILCIFGYMFGWLYAGYSILFQFVSTKAISAFHHRYERVTLQITTTKAPEIINQYVKQYRHGISCVDAVGGYSHKKMYLLHTVVSSYEVNDIVHLMREQDPHVIVNMIKTENFYGGFYQAPIE; encoded by the coding sequence ATGATAGCAAAATACAAAAAGAACATACTGGTGAGAAGGCTCATAACCATCCTGGCTGTCGTGGCGTCCGCCCTGCTGCAGACCTATGTAATCCAGGCATTTATACGGCCGGCCAACCTTCTGTCCAGCGGATTTACCGGTGTGGCTATCCTCATTGACAGGATTGCCTCCCTCTACGGGCACAATATTTCCACCTCCCTGGGAATGCTGGTCCTCAATATACCGGTGGCCATCCTCTGCAGCAGAAGCATAAGCATGCGTTTTACCTTTTATTCCATGCTGCAGGTGTTCCTGGCCAGCTTTTTTCTGAAAATATGCAGCTTTCAGCCCCTGTTCAATGACGTGCTGCTGGATGTGGTTTTCGGCGGTTTTCTGTACGGGCTGTCCATTGCCATTGCCTTAAGGGGAAATGCCTCCACAGGCGGCACGGACTTCATTGCCCTGTATGTTTCCAATAAGACAGGAAGGTCCATATGGGAATATGTATTTGCAGGCAACTGCGTGATTCTCTGCATCTTCGGATACATGTTTGGATGGCTGTACGCAGGATATTCCATCCTGTTCCAGTTCGTATCCACCAAAGCCATCTCTGCCTTCCATCACAGGTATGAACGGGTTACACTGCAGATTACCACCACCAAGGCGCCGGAAATCATAAACCAGTACGTCAAACAGTACAGACATGGCATATCCTGTGTGGACGCGGTGGGAGGTTACAGTCACAAGAAAATGTATCTGCTTCACACCGTGGTGTCCTCCTATGAGGTGAATGACATTGTGCATCTCATGCGGGAGCAGGATCCCCATGTCATTGTCAATATGATTAAAACGGAAAACTTTTACGGCGGATTTTATCAGGCGCCTATTGAATAG
- a CDS encoding copper homeostasis protein CutC produces MLEICCGSYYDAMQAASGGAGRIELNCALHLGGLTPSLASLELVKEHCNVKVIAMVRPRGGGFCYSEEDFNVMLRECEHLVRHGADGIAFGCLREDASIDRERNARMISIIHSHGKEAVFHRAFDCTSNPYESIETLIELGADRLLTSGLKPKAVEGKALLGALQSSYGNSIEILAGSGINASNARTLMEETGIRQVHSSCKDWMTDPTTTSHGVTYGFAEPPHENCYDVVSEALVRKLLDSLGELGR; encoded by the coding sequence ATGTTGGAGATATGCTGCGGCAGCTACTATGATGCCATGCAGGCTGCGTCCGGAGGAGCCGGACGGATTGAACTGAACTGTGCCCTGCACCTGGGCGGGCTTACGCCCTCCCTGGCATCCCTGGAACTGGTGAAGGAGCACTGCAATGTGAAGGTAATTGCCATGGTCCGGCCCAGAGGTGGCGGATTCTGTTACAGTGAAGAGGATTTTAATGTGATGCTCAGGGAATGCGAACATCTGGTCCGCCACGGAGCGGACGGCATTGCCTTTGGCTGTCTGAGGGAAGATGCCTCTATTGACAGGGAGAGGAATGCCCGAATGATTTCCATTATCCACAGCCATGGAAAGGAAGCTGTATTCCACCGGGCCTTTGACTGCACCTCCAACCCCTATGAGTCCATTGAGACACTGATTGAGCTGGGTGCGGACCGTCTTTTGACCAGCGGACTGAAACCAAAGGCTGTCGAGGGAAAGGCTCTGCTTGGTGCTCTTCAGTCGTCTTATGGAAACAGCATAGAAATCCTGGCCGGAAGCGGCATCAATGCCTCCAATGCCAGAACGCTCATGGAAGAGACCGGAATAAGGCAGGTTCACAGCTCCTGCAAGGACTGGATGACAGACCCCACCACCACTTCCCACGGGGTGACCTACGGCTTTGCAGAGCCGCCCCATGAAAACTGCTATGACGTGGTGTCAGAGGCACTGGTCCGTAAGCTTCTAGACAGCCTTGGGGAGTTGGGGAGATAG